One window of Caldisericum exile AZM16c01 genomic DNA carries:
- a CDS encoding (2Fe-2S) ferredoxin domain-containing protein, giving the protein MDKIKSIEELRKLRETAQSFLKARQGEAKVKIYISMGTVGIAAGARDVLLAILDELQKRNFTDVQIIERGSMGLDIEEPVVAVERDGVKVYYGHVTPEMAREIVASHVINGQIVSDWVIAKE; this is encoded by the coding sequence ATGGACAAAATCAAGTCAATCGAAGAGTTGCGAAAGCTAAGAGAAACTGCACAATCATTCCTTAAAGCAAGACAAGGAGAAGCAAAAGTAAAGATCTACATCAGTATGGGAACAGTTGGCATAGCAGCAGGTGCAAGAGATGTTCTCCTTGCAATTCTTGATGAACTTCAAAAGAGAAATTTCACAGATGTGCAAATTATTGAGAGAGGCTCAATGGGGCTTGATATTGAAGAGCCAGTTGTTGCAGTTGAAAGAGACGGTGTGAAAGTGTATTATGGGCACGTTACCCCCGAAATGGCAAGAGAAATAGTTGCTTCACACGTTATTAATGGGCAAATCGTTAGCGACTGGGTTATCGCAAAGGAGTAG
- a CDS encoding ATP-binding protein: MEELSLNILDIIENSLKANAKNIEVNIIEDDNKDLLLIEIKDDGVGMDEDLLKRVFDPFTTTSANKKVGLGLPLLKLEAESCDGGIFIESEKGKGTTVKICFRKSHVDTPPLGDIASTIVSVLATHPEVNLHYRHEVNQKVFEISTEDLRKICSETICTPLVLNGIRGFLNEQIKDLHGGA; encoded by the coding sequence GTGGAAGAACTTTCCCTAAATATTCTTGATATTATTGAAAATTCGTTGAAAGCCAACGCGAAAAATATTGAAGTTAATATTATTGAAGATGATAATAAAGATTTGCTATTAATCGAAATAAAGGACGATGGCGTTGGAATGGATGAAGATTTGTTAAAGAGGGTGTTTGATCCTTTTACAACTACTTCTGCAAATAAGAAAGTTGGATTAGGTTTGCCACTCCTAAAACTTGAAGCAGAATCGTGCGATGGTGGAATTTTTATTGAAAGCGAAAAGGGGAAGGGCACAACGGTTAAGATTTGTTTTAGAAAGTCTCATGTGGATACACCTCCCCTTGGTGATATCGCAAGTACAATTGTTTCAGTTCTTGCAACGCATCCAGAGGTTAACCTCCACTACAGGCACGAAGTCAACCAAAAGGTATTTGAAATCTCAACTGAAGATTTGAGAAAAATTTGCAGTGAAACAATTTGTACACCTTTAGTGTTAAATGGAATTAGAGGGTTTTTAAATGAACAAATAAAAGATCTGCATGGAGGTGCTTAG
- a CDS encoding NADH-quinone oxidoreductase subunit NuoE family protein: protein MENKNFPAVDMEIRKWGANPESLIQVLHGTQEALGYLPKEVLAYISEKLKVPLSKVYGVVTFYNFFKLSKDAEHVIMTCMGTACYVKGGEAVLNALCEKLGVKPNQITSDGKFAVRIVRCLGCCGLAPAIAIDGKDIYGKLTPEKALEILERYS from the coding sequence ATGGAGAATAAAAATTTTCCTGCAGTAGACATGGAGATTAGAAAATGGGGAGCAAATCCTGAATCTCTCATTCAAGTTTTGCATGGCACCCAAGAAGCATTGGGTTATTTACCGAAAGAAGTGCTTGCATACATTTCAGAAAAGTTAAAAGTACCGCTTTCAAAAGTTTATGGTGTTGTAACTTTTTATAACTTCTTTAAACTTTCAAAGGATGCTGAACATGTTATTATGACTTGTATGGGGACTGCTTGCTATGTAAAAGGAGGGGAAGCAGTATTGAACGCCTTATGCGAAAAGTTGGGAGTTAAGCCGAATCAAATAACCTCTGACGGAAAATTTGCAGTTAGAATTGTACGCTGTTTAGGTTGTTGTGGTCTTGCCCCTGCCATAGCAATTGATGGAAAAGATATCTATGGGAAATTAACCCCGGAAAAGGCTCTTGAAATACTCGAGAGGTATAGTTAG
- a CDS encoding ArsR/SmtB family transcription factor — MKASEFLSAIGNPIRVAIVCYLTTGEKTVKEIVEKLNMKEPTVSLNLYRLYRAGWVTRRKVRRNVYYRLKSEKYKEIIEQISDLYVSKEKKVSI, encoded by the coding sequence ATAAAGGCATCCGAATTTCTTTCAGCAATTGGGAATCCTATAAGAGTTGCGATTGTGTGTTATTTAACAACAGGCGAAAAAACCGTAAAGGAAATTGTAGAAAAGTTAAATATGAAAGAGCCAACTGTATCACTTAACTTATATAGGCTTTATAGAGCAGGATGGGTTACACGCAGGAAAGTTAGAAGAAATGTATATTATAGACTCAAAAGTGAAAAATATAAAGAAATAATAGAACAGATAAGTGACCTTTATGTATCAAAAGAAAAGAAAGTGAGTATATAA
- a CDS encoding ATP-binding protein, with amino-acid sequence METTILISEFFVFGDDFEHLGDGTLKTRETLEKALDGFEFFKRHQSLKKENLRKLGVCSYEAESNIVIHAKFGIIKTYANENKIKTIAKDIGPGIPKLLLALTPGFSTASDKARKLGFGAGMGLKNIQKISDFFVITSKFGKGTYLTFEIWNEEINKEGTKMKIKHLIKELQLEVLTKYNEEILEKIIKDAYACDLLSRVLAKANEDSAWITIQTNVNVVGVAVIKRVPIIIITEGEFVPEETIKKAEENSIIIARTTHTTFELSGKLYTLLEPETK; translated from the coding sequence TTGGAAACTACAATATTAATTTCTGAATTTTTTGTATTTGGAGACGATTTTGAACACTTAGGAGATGGCACTCTGAAGACAAGGGAAACACTTGAAAAAGCGCTTGATGGATTCGAATTTTTTAAAAGGCATCAATCTCTTAAAAAAGAAAATCTGAGGAAGCTTGGTGTTTGCTCATATGAAGCAGAATCAAACATAGTAATACACGCAAAATTCGGTATTATAAAAACTTACGCAAATGAGAACAAAATAAAGACCATAGCAAAAGATATAGGACCAGGGATCCCGAAATTACTTCTTGCACTAACCCCAGGATTTTCTACCGCATCCGATAAAGCAAGAAAATTAGGGTTTGGTGCAGGAATGGGTTTAAAAAATATCCAAAAGATTTCAGATTTTTTTGTTATAACTTCAAAATTTGGAAAAGGAACATACCTAACATTCGAGATATGGAATGAAGAAATAAACAAGGAGGGAACAAAAATGAAAATAAAACACCTTATAAAAGAACTGCAATTAGAAGTCCTTACCAAATATAACGAAGAAATCCTTGAGAAAATAATCAAAGATGCCTATGCATGCGATCTTTTGAGTAGAGTTCTTGCAAAAGCAAACGAAGATAGTGCTTGGATTACGATTCAAACAAATGTAAATGTCGTAGGCGTTGCAGTAATAAAGAGGGTACCAATCATAATTATAACAGAAGGAGAATTTGTTCCTGAAGAAACAATAAAAAAAGCAGAAGAAAATTCAATAATAATAGCAAGAACTACACATACAACATTTGAATTGTCAGGCAAGTTATACACACTTCTCGAACCTGAAACTAAATAA
- a CDS encoding RnfABCDGE type electron transport complex subunit B — protein sequence MKDILISVSTLGVLGVLFGVLLGVFNEKFKVEEDPLVQAIYEVLPHGECGACGFPGCHPCAEAIAEGRAGYDACPVGGKEVEQKVREIMEKAKSA from the coding sequence ATGAAGGATATTTTAATATCGGTTTCTACTTTGGGAGTATTGGGAGTTCTTTTTGGTGTATTACTTGGTGTATTTAATGAGAAATTTAAGGTGGAAGAAGATCCTTTAGTTCAAGCAATATATGAGGTTTTACCGCATGGGGAATGTGGTGCGTGTGGTTTTCCAGGATGTCATCCATGTGCTGAGGCCATTGCAGAGGGTAGAGCAGGATACGATGCATGCCCTGTTGGTGGAAAGGAAGTTGAACAAAAGGTAAGAGAGATAATGGAGAAGGCAAAGAGTGCATAA
- a CDS encoding electron transport complex protein RnfA gives MNYLENLLKIFVSSSVINNIILIQFLGLCSYIGLTDSLSSSIGMSFAVIFVTVSSSILAWMIDNWILIPAGLQPALQITSFILVIGSFVGLVEIYIKKASPNLYKAMGIYLPLIATNCLILGATFINSMNKYDFVESIVSGFGIAFGYAIAMLLLAGIRERLRNSDVPAFFKGKAIAFMISGILSLAFLGFSGMIK, from the coding sequence ATGAATTACTTAGAAAATCTTCTTAAAATTTTTGTATCGTCGTCTGTAATAAATAATATTATCCTTATTCAGTTTTTGGGGCTTTGTTCATATATAGGGCTTACTGATAGTCTCTCTTCATCAATAGGTATGAGTTTTGCTGTAATTTTTGTAACAGTTTCCTCTTCAATTCTTGCGTGGATGATTGATAACTGGATTCTTATTCCAGCGGGTTTACAGCCTGCACTTCAAATCACATCATTTATCCTTGTTATAGGTTCTTTTGTAGGACTTGTTGAAATTTACATTAAAAAGGCATCGCCAAATCTATATAAGGCGATGGGCATTTACCTTCCTTTGATTGCAACAAACTGTCTTATTCTCGGAGCAACATTTATAAACTCAATGAACAAGTATGATTTTGTTGAGTCAATTGTTTCTGGATTTGGTATTGCCTTTGGATATGCAATAGCGATGCTTCTTCTTGCAGGCATTAGGGAAAGATTGAGAAATTCCGATGTGCCTGCTTTCTTTAAAGGAAAGGCGATTGCTTTCATGATTTCAGGTATTTTGTCTTTAGCGTTTCTTGGATTTAGTGGTATGATCAAATAA
- the rsxE gene encoding electron transport complex subunit RsxE has product MNKLKIIWNAIIPNNPVLIISIGLCSVIAVSNSVQSALLMTFAFAMVQIPSNIIVSAMRKIIPHEIRVPIFVSVIAAFTTIAALLSQAYFNSVYQIIKLYILLVVVNCIIIGRAEAFAYQNGVFDSFLDGIGNTIGYGIVLVAIAIIRELIGKGTLAGIQIMPESYQPMLLMILPPAGFIMIGILVGALETYLKRKEGKK; this is encoded by the coding sequence ATGAACAAATTGAAAATAATCTGGAATGCAATAATACCAAATAACCCTGTACTTATAATTTCAATCGGTTTGTGTTCTGTAATTGCAGTTTCAAATTCTGTGCAGAGTGCATTACTTATGACTTTTGCCTTTGCAATGGTTCAGATACCATCAAATATTATAGTTTCTGCAATGAGAAAAATAATTCCTCATGAGATAAGAGTTCCTATATTTGTATCTGTTATCGCGGCATTTACCACAATTGCAGCACTTCTTTCACAGGCATATTTTAACTCAGTATATCAAATCATTAAGCTTTACATTCTTCTTGTAGTTGTAAATTGTATTATTATAGGAAGGGCTGAGGCATTTGCTTATCAAAATGGTGTTTTTGATTCGTTCCTTGATGGAATTGGTAATACTATTGGTTATGGTATTGTGCTTGTAGCAATCGCAATTATAAGGGAATTGATTGGTAAAGGGACACTTGCGGGAATCCAGATAATGCCTGAAAGTTATCAACCAATGCTTTTAATGATACTACCCCCTGCTGGTTTTATTATGATTGGGATACTTGTTGGGGCGCTTGAAACTTACCTGAAGCGTAAGGAGGGTAAAAAATGA
- a CDS encoding FMN-binding protein: MKSIVKFAITLGLIAAITGFALAIVYKITKPIIAAQDAKALEQGLSEIFPGDYEFLKLDKPITAQDPSVQITECYLVKDKASGKPVGMVSRVTVPGSQAPIEMLVGVKSDGSVSGVKILKLNETAGLGANADNPKYYVDKKNKITFLGQFIDKNVIKDKLIPKQDVIAMTGATITSSAVSKGVKVAGEAMVAYLKEAGQ, from the coding sequence ATGAAAAGTATTGTTAAATTTGCAATTACTTTGGGTCTTATTGCCGCAATAACTGGATTTGCACTTGCAATTGTTTACAAGATCACTAAGCCAATCATCGCAGCACAAGATGCAAAAGCATTGGAACAGGGTTTATCAGAAATATTTCCAGGAGACTATGAGTTTTTGAAATTAGATAAACCAATCACAGCCCAGGATCCATCTGTTCAAATTACAGAGTGCTATCTTGTTAAAGATAAGGCAAGTGGCAAGCCAGTTGGAATGGTTTCAAGGGTAACTGTACCTGGATCTCAAGCGCCGATTGAAATGCTTGTAGGAGTTAAAAGTGACGGATCAGTTTCCGGGGTAAAAATTCTTAAATTAAATGAAACCGCAGGACTCGGTGCGAATGCGGACAATCCTAAATATTATGTTGATAAGAAAAATAAAATCACTTTTCTGGGACAGTTTATTGATAAAAATGTTATAAAAGATAAATTGATACCTAAACAAGACGTTATTGCAATGACGGGTGCAACAATTACATCTTCGGCGGTTTCAAAGGGAGTGAAAGTTGCAGGAGAGGCAATGGTTGCTTATCTTAAGGAGGCAGGGCAATGA
- a CDS encoding RnfABCDGE type electron transport complex subunit D: MANYDIDLVVTSAPHIRDKVTTAFIMRDVIIAITPALIGSIFIFGLKSLLVIVVSVISSILAEMLGNVLFHKKPSLNDLSASVTGLLLAMTLPPSSPWWMVVVGAFSGILLGKMIFGGIGSNPFNPALVGRAVLMVSWPTYMTTWIKPQIMIGLQNISQASPVDSITTATPLNIVKLQSYSQLISDFGSKANLYKALFLGTVGGSLGETSALLLLIGGLYLMARKVIDWKIPVIYIATVFVLSPLFGRDPIFSILAGGLFLGAFFMATDYSSSPITPMGKVYYALFIGFLTVLIRQFGSYPEGVMFSILLGNAFVPYFDKIMPKVYGVLPKKEVAK; this comes from the coding sequence ATGGCTAACTACGACATTGATCTTGTGGTTACTTCTGCACCACATATAAGAGATAAAGTTACTACCGCTTTTATTATGCGTGATGTTATAATTGCGATTACTCCTGCACTTATTGGAAGCATTTTTATATTTGGTTTAAAATCTCTTTTGGTAATAGTGGTATCTGTTATCTCATCAATTTTAGCAGAGATGTTAGGTAATGTTCTTTTCCATAAAAAACCTTCTTTAAATGATCTTTCTGCTTCCGTTACAGGATTGCTTCTTGCAATGACTTTGCCTCCATCATCTCCTTGGTGGATGGTTGTAGTTGGAGCATTTTCGGGTATCCTCTTAGGAAAGATGATTTTCGGTGGAATCGGTTCAAACCCATTTAACCCTGCTCTTGTGGGGAGAGCAGTGTTGATGGTTTCGTGGCCTACATATATGACAACGTGGATAAAGCCACAGATAATGATTGGATTACAAAATATTTCTCAAGCAAGTCCAGTTGATTCAATTACAACTGCAACACCATTAAACATAGTTAAATTACAAAGTTATTCTCAACTTATTTCTGATTTTGGATCAAAAGCGAATTTATACAAAGCACTTTTCCTTGGCACGGTAGGGGGTAGTTTAGGTGAAACTTCTGCATTACTTCTTTTAATTGGTGGCTTGTATCTTATGGCAAGAAAGGTTATCGACTGGAAAATACCTGTTATTTACATTGCAACAGTTTTTGTTCTTTCACCTCTTTTTGGAAGAGATCCAATTTTTTCAATACTTGCAGGTGGGCTATTTTTAGGTGCGTTTTTTATGGCAACTGATTATAGTTCATCGCCTATTACGCCGATGGGAAAGGTTTATTATGCGCTTTTTATTGGTTTTCTCACGGTTCTTATACGTCAATTTGGATCCTACCCCGAAGGTGTTATGTTTTCGATTCTTTTAGGAAATGCCTTCGTCCCATATTTTGATAAAATTATGCCAAAAGTCTATGGCGTTTTGCCTAAAAAAGAGGTGGCAAAATGA
- the rsxC gene encoding electron transport complex subunit RsxC codes for MKVFTYSPGGIHPDESKLTKNLPFEVFKSPPIAVIPLQQHTGAPNTPLVQVGDYVKVGQKIGDSTQTVSAPVHATVSGKVIAIEERLCPTGAKIQSVVIENDYNDEWVELSPRKSFEDLTPEELVKIIREHGIVGLGGAAFPTAVKLTPPKGKVIDTIIGNGAECEPYLTVDHRNMLEYPEKIITGILIEMKITGAKRGIIAVEENKIDAANLLEQKIKDMGVDNVEVVLVKTKYPQGGEKQLIKAVLKREVPSGGLPLDVGVVVQNVGTLKAITEAILEDKPLIERGVTVSGNAISKPGNYIIRIGTPASFIIDTLGLNRKLRKLIFGGPMTGIAQSTIEVPVIKGTSGILMFGEEALEMAPQDESPCIRCASCVDSCPMGLMPVLIDHASRKNDLKTAETLRALDCIECGVCSYVCPAKRHLTENIKKVKQAIIKQKKIEAAKQAAFEKLKAQRAKEKENSQKEAKNG; via the coding sequence ATGAAGGTCTTTACTTACTCACCTGGTGGCATTCATCCAGATGAAAGCAAGTTAACAAAAAACTTGCCCTTTGAAGTGTTTAAGTCTCCTCCAATTGCAGTTATTCCTCTCCAGCAACATACAGGCGCTCCAAATACACCCTTGGTACAAGTTGGCGACTATGTAAAGGTTGGACAGAAAATTGGTGATTCCACGCAGACTGTTTCTGCACCAGTTCATGCAACTGTTTCTGGAAAAGTAATTGCAATTGAAGAGAGATTGTGTCCAACAGGCGCAAAAATTCAAAGTGTAGTTATTGAAAACGATTACAATGATGAGTGGGTGGAACTCTCTCCAAGAAAGTCTTTTGAAGATCTAACACCTGAGGAACTTGTGAAAATTATAAGAGAGCATGGTATTGTAGGTTTAGGTGGAGCGGCATTTCCAACAGCGGTAAAATTAACTCCACCAAAAGGCAAAGTTATAGACACAATTATTGGAAATGGAGCAGAATGTGAACCATATCTTACTGTAGACCATAGAAATATGCTTGAGTATCCCGAGAAGATTATTACAGGCATTCTTATTGAAATGAAGATAACCGGTGCAAAGAGGGGAATAATTGCAGTAGAAGAAAACAAGATTGATGCAGCAAATCTCCTTGAACAAAAAATAAAAGATATGGGTGTAGATAATGTTGAGGTTGTATTGGTAAAAACAAAATACCCTCAAGGTGGAGAAAAGCAACTTATAAAAGCTGTTCTTAAAAGAGAAGTTCCATCAGGTGGATTACCACTTGATGTTGGTGTTGTAGTACAGAATGTTGGCACCTTAAAAGCGATTACCGAGGCAATCCTTGAAGATAAACCATTAATTGAGAGAGGAGTCACAGTTTCTGGGAATGCTATCTCTAAACCAGGAAATTACATTATAAGAATTGGAACTCCAGCATCATTTATTATTGATACACTTGGACTCAATCGTAAATTAAGAAAACTTATTTTTGGCGGACCTATGACTGGTATTGCACAGTCCACAATTGAAGTTCCAGTAATAAAAGGCACTTCTGGGATACTTATGTTTGGTGAAGAAGCATTGGAAATGGCACCTCAGGATGAGTCTCCTTGCATAAGATGTGCAAGTTGTGTTGATTCGTGCCCAATGGGGCTTATGCCGGTTTTAATTGACCATGCATCAAGAAAGAACGACCTTAAAACGGCAGAGACCCTCCGTGCGCTTGACTGCATTGAGTGTGGTGTATGTTCCTATGTGTGTCCAGCAAAAAGACACTTAACTGAGAATATAAAGAAAGTTAAACAGGCAATTATAAAACAAAAGAAGATAGAAGCAGCAAAACAAGCAGCGTTTGAAAAACTAAAAGCACAGCGAGCAAAAGAAAAGGAAAACTCCCAAAAGGAGGCGAAAAATGGCTAA
- a CDS encoding zinc ribbon domain-containing protein produces the protein MGKIIDFIKTILPSLSTTDILVIFASLVALILIIAIYVYNDSKLRGGNALGWLIATIVFGGILPFVFYLMIRSPYTLEEIKEEKERKEVLELQRRYYELQIKKEIHQCPVCGEEVKNEYLFCPHCFTQLKKKCPNCGSVIEKDAKICPYCGFIFEERKE, from the coding sequence ATGGGAAAAATTATTGATTTTATTAAAACAATTTTGCCAAGTCTTTCAACAACTGATATTTTAGTCATATTTGCTTCACTTGTCGCACTTATATTAATCATAGCAATCTATGTATATAACGACAGTAAATTAAGAGGTGGAAATGCTTTAGGCTGGTTAATTGCAACAATCGTATTTGGCGGTATTCTTCCCTTTGTTTTCTACCTTATGATAAGAAGTCCTTATACCCTCGAAGAAATTAAGGAAGAGAAAGAGCGAAAGGAGGTGTTAGAACTACAGAGAAGATACTATGAATTACAGATAAAAAAAGAGATTCACCAGTGTCCTGTTTGTGGTGAAGAAGTTAAAAATGAATATCTTTTTTGTCCTCACTGCTTTACACAACTTAAAAAGAAATGTCCAAACTGTGGTAGCGTAATTGAGAAAGATGCAAAAATTTGTCCTTATTGTGGATTTATTTTTGAAGAACGAAAGGAGTGA
- a CDS encoding bifunctional folylpolyglutamate synthase/dihydrofolate synthase, which translates to MKLSECLDDIFTLGGRINQPDKYGLTNIKRVLSILQNPERKVPYFHITGTKGKGSTSNYITSILREHKYKTGLYISPSLISTLERISIDGNLISPKEFVRYWKMLKTLYEDLKENELPSTFETFTIMAFQYFFDENVDYGVLEVGLGGRLDATNVIEKPVVSVITDISFDHQKYLGSTLKDIAFEKSKIIKSGSPVVFNVRSGEAYKVIVEEAKSNNSPFYEFGKDFYVSNVRKFGSFSEFDFISKNPKAIFEGIKIRGIGDYQIIDAALSIQALLVSGINYNVNAIKDGVLKAFWPGRLEVILKSPLVILDGAHNDASSKVLKESLQGSFDTKFVVLFSMLSDKDVRTFLSNIREITSYLFITTTPNSYSRAMNVEMLYAFAREFFSKDQIFIEKDPRRAYFRAKEFSLNKFPLLVTGSLYLVGFVRTLENIFTFSRN; encoded by the coding sequence GTGAAACTTTCAGAGTGTCTGGACGACATTTTTACATTAGGTGGAAGAATAAATCAGCCCGACAAATATGGGCTAACAAATATTAAAAGGGTGCTTTCCATTCTTCAAAACCCAGAAAGGAAAGTGCCCTATTTTCATATTACAGGAACAAAGGGGAAAGGTTCAACTTCAAATTATATTACATCAATTTTGAGGGAACATAAGTATAAGACCGGCCTTTATATATCTCCCTCTCTTATATCAACTCTTGAAAGAATAAGTATTGACGGAAATTTAATAAGTCCTAAAGAATTTGTACGGTATTGGAAAATGTTAAAAACCCTTTATGAGGATCTAAAAGAAAACGAACTTCCTTCTACTTTTGAAACTTTTACTATAATGGCTTTCCAGTATTTTTTTGATGAGAATGTTGATTATGGAGTATTGGAAGTTGGTTTAGGTGGAAGGCTTGATGCAACAAACGTAATTGAAAAACCAGTTGTTTCTGTTATTACAGACATAAGTTTTGACCATCAAAAATACCTTGGAAGTACCCTAAAGGATATCGCCTTTGAGAAATCTAAAATAATAAAAAGCGGTTCCCCAGTTGTTTTTAATGTAAGGAGTGGTGAAGCATATAAAGTTATCGTAGAAGAAGCAAAAAGTAATAACTCACCTTTTTACGAATTTGGTAAAGACTTTTATGTATCTAACGTAAGGAAATTTGGAAGTTTTAGCGAATTTGATTTTATATCCAAAAACCCGAAAGCAATTTTTGAGGGGATAAAAATAAGAGGTATAGGAGATTACCAAATTATTGATGCAGCATTATCAATTCAGGCTCTTCTTGTAAGTGGGATTAATTACAATGTAAATGCAATTAAAGATGGTGTTTTAAAGGCATTTTGGCCAGGGCGCTTAGAGGTTATTTTAAAATCTCCACTTGTTATACTTGATGGAGCGCATAATGATGCTTCTTCAAAGGTTTTGAAGGAATCGCTTCAGGGAAGTTTTGATACAAAATTTGTAGTTCTTTTCTCAATGCTTTCTGATAAGGATGTAAGGACTTTTCTTTCAAACATTAGGGAAATTACTTCATACTTGTTTATTACAACTACGCCTAATTCATACTCACGCGCGATGAATGTTGAGATGCTCTATGCTTTTGCAAGGGAGTTTTTTTCAAAAGATCAAATTTTCATAGAGAAAGATCCAAGAAGGGCATATTTTAGAGCAAAGGAATTTTCTTTAAATAAGTTTCCACTTTTAGTAACGGGATCACTTTACCTTGTTGGCTTTGTAAGAACTCTTGAAAATATTTTTACTTTTTCAAGAAATTAA